The following are encoded in a window of Vigna unguiculata cultivar IT97K-499-35 chromosome 8, ASM411807v1, whole genome shotgun sequence genomic DNA:
- the LOC114193634 gene encoding receptor-like protein 9DC3, which translates to MKSSMGMGWLFPVLLLFHFSFSHSLCDPHDNLALLHFKASLTINNYAYNCHEVYPTIGTWENGTDCCSWSGVTCHPISGHVIALDLPCAGLQGQITANSTLFSLSHMQSLNLAFNDFFTSQIPSTIGELVSLTHLNLSSSNFQGEIPSQISHLSKLQSLDLSQHGYYEFGLKWEEGTWKRMLQNATHLRMLVLDGRDLSSTSMSSLNLSSSLITLSLRGTGIKGKLTDDILCLPNLQNLYLSYNTDLHGQLPDLSCTSASLNVLEISNCELYGPIPPSFSNLTHLTLLDLSHNYIDGSIPPSLLTLPRLNILLLSYNHLSGQIPNVFHQSNKFEELDLSGNNIKGELPSTISNLQHLIYFDISRNKLEGPLPNKITGFSNLTTLYLTHNLLNGTIPSWCFSLPSLKELGLSYNQFTGRIPAISSYSLQSLILHGNKLQGNISESIFNLVNLTALYLSSNNFSGSLNFSLFSKFQNLQILNLSNLSQLSLNFESNVNYSFSSLQVLDLSSMGLTEFPKLSRKTPVLQSLLLSDNKLNGKVPNWLHEMDSLRHVRLDRNFLTTRVDQFSRNQQLLYLDLSFNLLTAGIPSSICNASSLQILVLSNNKLTGTIPQCLVSLPFLSVLSLESNRLDGTLPNTFSNNNLNILNLNDNRLEGLLPESFSNCMQLEFLNLANNQLEDTFPHWLQTLPFLKVLILRDNKLHGPISIFKTKYGFPSLNVFDISSNNFCGPIPEHYIQSFEFMKNVVQHDAVGISQRYIEIQLFITEPFYTVQQYMEWSISFGIFYSPTTVTTKGTSMQFKKIPTNFVIMDLSENKFEGEIPKVIGELQALTGLNLSHNRLSGPIPQSMGNLTMLESLDLSSNMLTGRIPTELVDMKFLEVLNLSYNHLEGEIPKGKQFDSFSNDSYKENLGLCGDPLSMKCNQKHDQHDQHHPYSQSLQREERFGFGWKAVAIGYGCGTVFGVGIGSFMFFMGKPKWLVRMFGG; encoded by the coding sequence atgaaatcaTCCATGGGGATGGGGTGGTTGTTTCCTGTGTTGCTgctctttcatttttcattctCACATTCCTTGTGTGACCCCCATGACAACCTTGCATTGCTTCACTTCAAGGCCTCCTTAACCATTAATAATTATGCTTATAACTGCCATGAGGTTTATCCAACCATTGGAACATGGGAAAATGGAACAGATTGCTGCTCTTGGTCTGGAGTGACCTGTCACCCCATTTCTGGTCATGTCATTGCCTTAGACCTTCCATGCGCTGGGCTTCAAGGTCAAATCACTGCAAACAGTACCCTTTTCAGTCTTTCTCATATGCAATCACTCAACCTTGCTTTCAACGACTTCTTCACCTCTCAGATTCCATCCACCATAGGTGAGCTTGTGAGCCTCACACACCTCAACTTGTCTTCTTCAAACTTTCAAGGTGAAATTCCTTCCCAAATCTCACATCTTTCCAAATTACAATCACTTGATCTCTCTCAACATGGTTATTATGAGTTTGGGTTAAAATGGGAAGAAGGCACATGGAAGAGGATGCTCCAAAATGCAACCCATTTAAGGATGCTAGTTTTGGATGGGAGAGATTTGTCATCAACTTCAATGAGCTCACTCAATTTGTCTTCCTCTTTGATCACTTTAAGTCTTAGAGGAACCGGGATAAAGGGAAAGTTGACAGATGACATTCTTTGTCTGCCAAATCTGCAAAACCTATATCTATCATATAATACTGATCTTCATGGCCAACTTCCGGACCTGAGTTGTACTTCAGCTTCTCTCAATGTCTTAGAAATATCTAATTGTGAACTCTATGGGCCAATCCCTCCTTCTTTCTCTAACCTCACACATCTTACTTTATTGGACCTCTCACACAACTACATCGACGGTTCAATTCCACCCTCTCTCTTAACCCTTCCACGTCTAAATATTCTGCTTCTCTCTTATAATCATCTCAGTGGTCAAATACCGAATGTATTTCATCAGTcaaacaaatttgaagaattagATTTGAGTGGTAACAATATCAAAGGTGAGCTGCCATCAACAATTTCAAATCTTCAACACCTCATTTACTTCGATATATCGCGTAACAAATTAGAGGGACCTCTGCCCAACAAAATAACTGGGTTTTCAAATCTAACTACGTTATATTTGACTCACAACTTGCTAAATGGTACAATTCCTTCTTGGTGTTTCTCTTTGCCATCGTTGAAAGAATTAGGTCTATCTTATAATCAGTTCACGGGGCGTATACCTGCAATCTCCTCATATTCCTTACAGAGTCTAATTCTGCATGGCAACAAGCTGCAGGGCAATATTTCAGAATCAATTTTCAACCTTGTCAACCTTACTGCCTTATATCTGTCATCGAACAACTTCAGTGGTTCTCtcaatttttctctcttctccaAGTTCCAAAATCTACAAATTCTTAACCTTTCAAATTTAAGTCAATTATCACTAAACTTTGAATCAAACGTCAATTATAGTTTCTCCAGCTTGCAGGTCTTGGACTTGTCTTCCATGGGTTTAACTGAATTTCCAAAATTATCAAGAAAAACCCCAGTTCTACAATCTCTCCTTTTGTCCGACAACAAGTTGAATGGAAAAGTGCCGAATTGGTTGCATGAAATGGATTCTTTGAGACATGTAAGACTAGACCGAAACTTTTTGACAACACGAGTGGACCAATTCTCTAGGAACCAGCAACTCCTATATCTTGATCTAAGTTTCAATTTACTTACTGCTGGTATCCCTTCGTCAATTTGTAATGCAAGTTCACTTCAGATTCTCGTGTTGTCCAACAACAAGTTGACAGGCACCATTCCACAATGCCTTGTGAGTTTACCGTTCCTTTCCGTCTTGAGTCTAGAAAGCAACAGACTTGATGGAACTTTACCAAATACGTTTTCAAACAACAATCTCAATATTCTGAATCTCAATGACAACCGATTGGAAGGTCTTTTGCCAGAATCATTTTCCAACTGCATGCAATTGGAGTTTTTAAATCTTGCCAACAATCAACTGGAAGATACATTTCCCCATTGGCTTCAAACTCTACCATTTTTGAAAGTATTGATTTTGCGGGATAATAAATTGCACGGTCCTATTTCCATATTCAAGACCAAGTATGGATTTCCtagtttaaatgtttttgatATCTCATCCAACAACTTCTGCGGCCCAATTCCAGAACACTACATACAAAGTTTTGAATTCATGAAGAATGTTGTTCAACACGATGCGGTTGGCATTTCACAGCGATACATTGAAATCCAACTTTTTATTACTGAACCATTTTATACAGTACAACAATACATGGAATGGTCCATCTCTTTTGGAATATTTTATTCACCTACGACTGTAACAACAAAGGGCACGAGTAtgcaattcaaaaaaattccaACAAACTTTGTGATCATGGATTTATCAGAAAACAAATTTGAAGGAGAGATTCCAAAAGTAATTGGAGAGCTTCAAGCACTCACAGGACTTAACCTCTCCCACAACAGACTGAGTGGTCCTATTCCCCAATCCATGGGAAATTTGACAATGTTGGAATCTTTGGATCTATCTTCAAATATGCTCACTGGTAGAATTCCTACAGAATTGGTGGATATGAAGTTTCTTGAAGTACTTAATCTTTCCTATAATCATCTTGAGGGAGAAATACCCAAAGGAAAGCAGTTTGATTCTTTTTCGAATGATTCCTATAAGGAAAACTTGGGCTTATGTGGAGATCCATTGTCAATGAAATGCAACCAGAAGCATGATCAGCATGATCAGCATCATCCATAttcacaaagcttgcagagagAAGAGAGATTTGGATTTGGTTGGAAAGCAGTGGCTATAGGATATGGTTGTGGAACAGTATTTGGAGTGGGGATTGgaagttttatgtttttcatgGGAAAGCCAAAATGGCTTGTGAGAATGTTTGGGGGTTAA
- the LOC114193638 gene encoding receptor-like protein 6, with amino-acid sequence MKSWMGKGWLFPVLLLFHFSFSHSLCHPHDYLQLLHFKASLTIDITNKYSYHCDEVYRSIETWENGTDCCSWSGVTCHPIFGYVTALHLACAGLQGKIHANSTLYSLSHMQSLNLAFNDFSNSQIPSTIGELVSLTHLNLSSSNFEGEIPPQISHLSKLQSLDLSDEFRLKWEEGTWKRMLQNATHLRVLVLDQTNLSSTLMSSLNLSSSLITLSLRGTGLKGKLTDDILCLPNPQHLYLSYNSDLHGQLPDLSCSSASLNVLEMINCDLQGTIPPSFSNLTHLTSLDLSYNYIDGSIPPSLLTLPRLNSLLLYINHLSGQIPNVFHKSNKFEELDLNSNNIQGELPSTISNLQHLIYLDISRNKLEGLLSNKITRFSNLTRLYLDSNLLNGTIPFWCFSLPSLEYLYLSNNHFSGIIPAISSNSLRSLSLDGNKLQGNISESIFNLVNLTQLSLSSNNFSGSVNFSLFSKFQNLEYLYLSNLSQLSLNFESNVNYSFSRLQELDLSSMGLTEFPKLSRKTPVLEILDLSDNNLNGKVPNWLHEMDSLSDVYLDRNFLTTPVDQFSRNYNLYYLDLSFNLLSGAISSSICNASSLHTLVLSNNKLTGSIPQCLVSLPFLWVLSLESNRLNGTLPNTFSNNNLNILNLNDNRFEGPLPESLSNCMRLSVLNLGNNQLEDTFPHWLQTPPILRILILRANKFHGPIAIFNKTKYVFPILNVFDISSNNFSGPIPEDYIQSFEFMRNVIKYDFFGSQIYIRCLPMTVTTKGISMPLKKIPINFVIMDLSVNKFEGEIPKVIGELQALRGLNLSHSRLMGPIPQSLGNLTMLESLDLSSNMLTGRIPTELVNMKFLEVLNLSYNHLEGEIPKGKQFDSFSNDSYKENLGLCGDPLSMKCNQNHDGHPRPSQSLWREEKFGFGWKAVAIGYGCGTVFGVGIGSFMFFMGKPKSLVRMFGG; translated from the coding sequence ATGAAATCATGGATGGGAAAGGGGTGGTTGTTTCCGGTGTTGCTgctctttcatttttcattctCCCATTCCTTGTGTCACCCCCATGACTACCTTCAATTGCTTCACTTCAAGGCCTCCTTAACCATTGATATTACGAATAAATATTCTTATCACTGTGATGAGGTTTATCGAAGCATAGAAACATGGGAAAATGGAACAGATTGCTGCTCTTGGTCTGGAGTGACCTGTCACCCCATTTTTGGTTATGTCACTGCCTTACACCTTGCATGTGCTGGGCTACAGGGTAAAATCCATGCAAACAGTACCCTTTACAGTCTTTCTCATATGCAATCACTCAATCTTGCtttcaatgacttctccaacTCTCAAATTCCATCCACCATAGGTGAGCTTGTGAGCCTCACACACCTCAACTTGTCTTCTTCAAACTTTGAAGGTGAAATTCCTCCTCAAATCTCACATCTTTCCAAATTACAATCACTTGATCTCTCTGATGAGTTTAGGTTAAAATGGGAAGAAGGCACATGGAAGAGGATGCTCCAAAATGCAACCCATTTAAGGGTTCTAGTTTTGGATCAAACAAATTTGTCATCAACCCTAATGAGCTCACTCAATTTGTCTTCCTCTTTGATCACTCTAAGTCTTAGAGGAACTGGGTTAAAGGGAAAGTTGACAGATGACATTCTTTGTTTGCCAAATCCGCAACACCTATATCTATCATATAATTCTGACCTTCATGGCCAACTTCCGGATCTGAGTTGTAGTTCAGCTTCTCTCAATGTCTTAGAAATGATTAATTGTGATCTCCAAGGGACAATCCCTCCTTCTTTCTCTAACCTCACACATCTTACTTCATTGGACCTCTCATACAACTACATCGACGGTTCAATTCCACCCTCTCTCTTAACCCTTCCACGTCTAAATTCTCTGCTTCTCTATATTAATCATCTCAGTGGTCAAATACCGAATGTGTTTCATAAGTcaaacaaatttgaagaattggATTTGAATAGTAACAATATCCAAGGTGAGCTGCCATCAACAATTTCAAATCTTCAACACCTCATTTACTTGGATATATCGCGTAACAAATTAGAGGGACTTCTGTCCAACAAAATAACTAGGTTTTCAAATCTAACTAGATTATATTTGGATTCCAACTTGCTAAATGGTACAATACCTTTTTGGTGTTTCTCTTTGCCATCGTTGGAGTATTTATATCTATCCAATAATCATTTTAGTGGGATTATACCTGCAATCTCGTCAAATTCCTTACGGAGTCTAAGTTTGGATGGCAACAAGCTACAGGGCAATATTTCAGAATCAATTTTCAACCTTGTCAACCTTACTCAATTATCTCTCTCATCGAACAACTTCAGTGGTTCTGTCAATTTTTCACTCTTCTCCAAGTTCCAAAATCTGGAATATCTTTACCTCTCAAATTTAAGTCAATTATCACTAAACTTTGAATCAAACGTCAATTATAGTTTCTCCCGCTTGCAGGAGTTGGACTTGTCTTCCATGGGTTTGACTGAATTTCCAAAATTATCAAGAAAAACCCCAGTTTTGGAAATTCTCGATTTGTCCGACAACAACTTGAATGGAAAAGTGCCCAACTGGTTGCATGAAATGGATTCTTTAAGTGATGTATACCTAGACCGAAACTTTTTGACAACACCAGTGGACCAATTCTCTAGGAACTACAATCTATACTATCTTGATCTAAGTTTCAATTTACTCAGTGGTGCTATCTCTTCGTCGATTTGTAATGCAAGTTCCCTTCACACTCTCGTGTTGTCCAACAACAAGTTGACAGGCAGCATTCCACAATGCCTTGTGAGTTTACCGTTCCTTTGGGTCTTGAGTCTAGAAAGCAACAGACTTAATGGAACTTTACCAAATACCTTTTCAAACAACAATCTCAATATTCTGAATCTCAATGACAACCGATTTGAAGGTCCTTTGCCAGAATCATTGTCCAACTGCATGCGACTGAGCGTTTTAAATCTTGGCAACAATCAACTGGAAGATACATTTCCCCATTGGCTTCAAACTCCACCAATTTTGAGAATATTGATTTTGCGGGCTAATAAGTTCCACGGTCCAATTGCCATATTCAACAAGACCAAGTATGTATTTcctattttaaatgtttttgataTCTCATCCAACAATTTCAGCGGCCCAATTCCAGAAGACTACATACAAAGTTTTGAATTCATGAGGAATgttattaaatatgatttttttggCTCACAGATATACATACGATGCCTACCTATGACTGTAACAACAAAAGGTATTAGCAtgccattaaaaaaaattccaataaACTTTGTGATCATGGATTTATCAGTAAACAAATTTGAAGGAGAGATTCCAAAAGTAATTGGAGAGCTTCAAGCACTCAGAGGACTCAACCTCTCCCACAGCAGACTGATGGGTCCTATTCCCCAATCCTTGGGAAATTTGACAATGTTGGAATCTTTGGATCTCTCTTCAAATATGCTCACTGGTAGGATTCCTACAGAATTGGTGAATATGAAGTTTCTTGAAGTACTGAATCTTTCCTATAATCATCTTGAGGGAGAAATACCCAAAGGAAAGCAGTTTGATTCTTTTTCGAATGATTCCTATAAGGAAAACTTGGGCTTATGTGGAGATCCATTGTCAATGAAATGCAACCAGAATCATGATGGACATCCTCGACCTTCACAAAGCTTGTGGAGAGAAGAGAAATTTGGATTTGGTTGGAAAGCCGTGGCTATAGGGTATGGGTGTGGAACAGTATTTGGAGTGGGGATCGgaagttttatgtttttcatgGGAAAGCCAAAATCGCTTGTGAGAATGTTTGGGGGTTAA
- the LOC114195180 gene encoding putative DUF21 domain-containing protein At3g13070, chloroplastic, which produces MIKKGRVIVAASVCGVLVFGCSRVSSVEGVVDEGYGVIGQSILLLRNTSPNVLQVLRILKEQGLVLVVLLDLFSLFVIDRDFNHHTLALEAMASKEELISLSLIIATTVVNIVATAMFGVAGVSAATRVMTVRPVAWRSLVLYPVRRIVTHLSMGMLKLLGLKGRKSAEKISKD; this is translated from the exons ATGATTAAAA AGGGGAGAGTCATCGTAGCTGCAAGTGTTTGTGGGGTTTTGGTGTTTGGATGTTCACGAGTTTCCTCAGTTGAAGGTGTGGTGGATGAAGGATATGGCGTTATTGGACAGAGCATACTTTTGCTTAGGAATACTTCGCCTAACGTGTTGCAAGTTCTTCGTATATTGAAGGAGCAAGGTTTGGTGCTTGTAGTTCTTTTGGACCTTTTCAGCCTTTTTGTCATTGACAGAGACTTCAATCACCACACTTTGGCCTTGGAAG CTATGGCTAGTAAAGAAGAACTCATTAGTTTATCCCTTATTATTGCCACAAc GGTGGTCAATATCGTGGCAACTGCTATGTTTGGTGTAGCTGGTGTCAGTGCAGCAACAAGAGTGATGACT GTCAGGCCAGTGGCATGGCGTTCCCTGGTGTTGTATCCTGTAAGAAGAATTGTTACTCATCTTTCAATGGGGATGCTGAAATTGCTTGGCCTAAAAGGAAGAAAGTCTGCTGAAAAGATATCCAAAGATTAA